The following proteins come from a genomic window of Sebastes fasciatus isolate fSebFas1 chromosome 6, fSebFas1.pri, whole genome shotgun sequence:
- the hps4 gene encoding BLOC-3 complex member HPS4, with protein MAELLIPPDSRRCSYFFLYDGSRVRGEGDPTREGICYFYPEETPLDKQELLCGQLAGACRCVSELSSSPVRILRLRRNTFAIRMKDDFFWALGCSVEVPNVSVCELLDQLINLFCFYNGSVRQSYQLNSRETLANRWALYLSHLQSGSSDLHHVFSCLRTIDSTNVDPLLLLKAALILQACQRCPLVSAGCILFRGRVVSTQMSPDLTMKVMVHESETYTKAQKPNGPSTFSSFGSAISSTTVFLTMSELQYLQSAPVDKDFSSHSTPHKIIPPKKTRLSRTLSGTPSTESEPSDPGSSQSSQRLSLSPRLSESSMLPLQSAADPSPPSLKPPFSNGKHSPEAEEEVLEESHYHSFHSNGGGVSPMHNEGDGSLLGENSHLNGGGGGGDGDGDGDGDAGHCGTAFDLRGAEESHDGEVSEEADRSGGCGSVQGHEAEIPDPPTCSGAFDRPEECPLIPMTLYVHRVKGLVLALLVEPHFSSDTASVEEVYHSSLASLNGLEAHLRTISPAAPGAPGPYIFAHFDCIQSTMTTNLSGRPGGAPERPFVRATSLLHSHFCNTGTLQEAIIRSAGAAVYGTRSVAQETYFQQHGGSLRNSGIPNHQDSAFSLPGKARHRLMKHGVNLL; from the exons ATGGCTGAGCTTCTTATTCCTCCAGACTCGAGAAG GTGTAGTTATTTCTTCCTCTATGATGGATCCAGAGTCAGAGGAGAGGGGGACCCTACAAGAGAGGGAATCTGCTACTTCTACCCGGAAGAG ACCCCTTTAGATAAGCAGGAGCTGCTCTGTGGTCAGCTTGCCGGCGCCTGCCGCTGTGTCTCTgaactctcctcctcccctgtgCGCATACTGAGGCTGCGCCGCAACACGTTTGCAATCCGTATGAAAGATGACTTCTTCTGG GCTCTGGGCTGCTCAGTCGAAGTCCCCAACGTCAGCGTCTGTGAGCTCCTGGATCAGCTCATAAACCTCTTTTGTTTCTACAATGGCTCTGTCCGACAGAGCTACCAG CTCAACAGTCGGGAAACTCTGGCTAATCGTTGGGCGCTGTACCTCTCACACCTACAGTCAGGATCCTCAGATCTTCATCACGTCTTCAGCTGCTTGAGAACCATCGACTCGACTAAT GTTGACCCACTTCTCCTTCTCAAAGCTGCCCTCATTCTTCAGGCCTGTCAGCGCTGCCCTCTAGTGTCAGCAGGCTGTATTCTTTTCAGAGGACG AGTTGTGAGCACACAGATGTCTCCAGACCTCACAATGAAGGTGATGGTTCATGAGAGTGAAACATACACCAAG GCCCAGAAACCCAACGGGCCGAGTACCTTCAGCTCATTTGGCAGTGCCATCAGCTCCACTACCGTGTTCCTGACAATGTCTGAACTCCAGTACCTGCAATCTGCCCCCGTCGACAAAGACTTCAG TTCCCACTCTACACCGCACAAAATCATCCCCCCGAAGAAGACCCGCCTGTCAAGAACGTTATCTGGCACTCCCTCCACTGAGTCGGAGCCATCTGACCCAGGTTCCTCCCAGTCCTCTCAGAGGTTATCCCTCAGCCCTCGCTTGTCAGAAAGCTCCATGCTTCCATTGCAGAGCGCCGCTGATCCCTCACCGCCATCGCTCAAGCCTCCTTTCTCAAACGGGAAACACTCCCCCGAAGCTGAGGAAGAAGTGCTGGAAGAATCGCATTATCACAGCTTTCACAGCAACGGAGGCGGAGTCAGTCCGATGCATAACGAAGGAGACGGCTCATTGTTGGGAGAAAACTCCCATCTAAATGGAGGTGGAGGCGGAGGAGATGGTGATGGAGATGGTGATGGAGACGCAGGACACTGTGGGACAGCGTTTGACCTCAGAGGGGCTGAGGAATCCCACGACGGTGAGGTTTCGGAAGAGGCTGACAGAAGTGGCGGCTGTGGGAGTGTCCAGGGCCACGAGGCGGAGATACCAGATCCTCCTACTTGCTCTGGTGCTTTTGACCGCCCAGAGGAGTGTCCGCTGATTCCCATGACGCTGTACGTGCACCGGGTCAAAGGCCTGGTGCTGGCTCTGCTGGTGGAGCCGCACTTCTCGAGCGACACAGCTTCTGTGGAGGAAGTG TATCACAGCAGCCTGGCGTCACTCAACGGACTAGAGGCCCATCTGAGGACTATCTCTCCAGCGGCCCCGGGCGCTCCAGGACCCTACATATTTGCCCATTTTGACTGCATTCAGAGCACGATGACAA CCAACCTGTCTGGTCGACCAGGGGGAGCCCCGGAGCGTCCTTTTGTGAGAGCCACATCGCTTCTTCACTCGCATTTCTGTAACACTGGAACTCTGCAGGAGGCTATTATCAG GAGTGCCGGAGCTGCTGTGTATGGAACCCGCAGCGTGGCCCAGGAGACTTACTTCCAGCAGCACGGGGGATCGCTGAGGAACTCCGGCATCCCCAACCACCAGGACAGTGCCTTCTCGCTGCCCGGCAAGGCCCGACACAGACTGATGAAACACGGGGTCAACCTGCTCTGA
- the LOC141769567 gene encoding uncharacterized protein LOC141769567: MASSSSHCFWIALFLLSGHIGVLGRALRHADESSGSTLRTDASRRCAELAAPWLLENTHQAAEDDDDEATRLQVRVRPFTPGASSQGPVVFPGKSLFSFVRRVYHCCQEGVHCRNVKGIQGRLRGGTDVEFLYTREILSLTVTRAELHLQLSNPQHLDIHPLLSSMAKRDLPTRYSLWSRGNTVELRVDLLFLIQSLQEAAGGAGGGPSLANMRRVAFSSRGHPPGGALQDTDGDVWGDEVGGTLPALKLGLVLGCSQAGSGVSCGAGGVHLSHTPFMALYYR, from the exons ATggcctcttcctcctcgcaCTGCTTTTGGATCGCTCTGTTTCTTCTCTCAGGTCACATTGGAGTATTGGGTCGAGCTTTGCGACACGCAGATGAATCCTCTGGATCAACTCTACGCACGGACGCGTCTAGGCGGTGCGCAGAGCTGGCTGCGCCTTGGCTGCTGGAGAACACGCACCAAGCTgcagaagatgatgatgatgaagcgaCGCGGTTGCAGGTCCGCGTTAGGCCTTTCACACCGGGAGCCTCCTCACAGGGCCCGGTGGTTTTCCCAGGAAAATCTCTGTTCAGCTTTGTGCGACGGGTTTACCACTGCTGTCAAGAAGGAGTCCACTGCAGGAACGTGAAGGGGATTCAAGGACGACTGAGAGGAG gCACAGATGTGGAGTTTCTCTACACCAGGGAGATTTTATCATTGACGGTTACGAGAGCCGAGCTACACCTCCAGCTTTCCAACCCACAACATCTGGATATCCATCCTCTGCTTTCATCAATGGCAAAGCGAGACCTTCCTACAag GTACAGTTTGTGGTCGCGGGGCAACACAGTGGAGCTGAGAGTGGATCTGCTGTTCCTCATCCAGAGTCTGCAGGAGGCGGCGGGTGGTGCCGGAGGGGGTCCCAGCTTGGCGAACATGCGGCGGGTGGCGTTTTCTTCCAGGGGGCATCCACCAGGAGGGGCTCTGCAGGACACCGATGGTGACGTGTGGGGTGATGAGGTCGGCGGCACTCTGCCTGCTCTGAAGCTGGGCCTGGTTCTAGGCTGCAGTCAGGCTGGATCAGGGGTGTCCTGCGGAGCCGGCGGCGTtcacctctcacacacacccttcATGGCTCTGTACTACAGATGA